The region GACGGGTACGATCAAGCGTTCGGGAAAAAATAAAATGCTGATCATTTTGCATGGCGAGGAATTACCCGATTGGGCTTATGACGGTAAATTAGGCATCAATATTCAGTTTGACGATAACAGCTATACTGAAATGCAAAAGGCATTGGATATTGTTATCAATGCCAAGATCCCGATAGCTATCGGGAGTAAATTGGCCGAGTTGCGCGAAATCATGCAGGGTGAAATGAATCCTTCATTTGAAAAGCCGGATGAATCTATTCTCATTCCTAATTTAAATTTATCACAAAACCGCGCCATTCGCCATGCTTTATCGGCGCATGATGTGGCGGTGATACATGGTCCGCCCGGCACAGGAAAAACTACCACCTTAGTACAAGCTATTCGCCTGACATTACAAAATGAGAAACAGGTTTTAGTCTGCGCACCCACAAACACCGCTGTTGATTTGCTCACTGAAAAACTATTGGAGCAGGGGATAAGCGTTTTGCGTGTAGGACATCCCGCCAGGATATCAGAAGAATTAATAAGTTCCTCTGTTGACGGACAAGTTCAAAATCACCAATATTACAAAGACATAAAAAATTTGCGCAAGAATGCGGAAGAGTATTTCCGTATGGCCGGAAAATATAAACGAGTGTTCGGAAAAGAAGATGCCGCGCAGCGTGCCGCTTTTTATGCAGAGGCGAAGAACTGCATTAAGGAAGCGCGTTTATTGGAAGAACACGTAGTAAATTCTTTATTTGAAAGCGCGCAGGTGATATGTTGCACACCTGTTACTTCTACTAACAGAGGATTGCAAAAGAAAACATTTCAGACTTTATTTTTTGATGAAGCATCGCAGGCCTTGGAGCCAATGGTGTGGATTCCATTGATAAAATGCAACCGCGTTATTTTTAGCGGCGATCATTTTCAGTTGCCGCCTGTGGTAAAAAGCATTAAAGCAAAGAAAGAAGGATTGGACATTACGTTGTTGGACAGATGTATTAAGCTGGAGGGCGTATCCAGTTTGTTAACGCGACAATACCGCATGCATAATGCCATTATGAGTTTCAGTAACGCTTATTTTTACAACAATGAATTAGAAGCTGATATTACGGTGAAGGAGGTTTTATTGGATGCCACATCAGAGTCGGATTTGTTGTCGTTGCCGGTAGAGTTGATTGATACGGCGGGATGCAGTTTTGATGAAGTGCAAAATCCGGAGACGCTCAGTTTGTTTAATACCGGCGAAGCGGATTTATTATACAAGCATTTAAATTTATTGTTAGAGCAATATGCTTATTCGTACCCTGCGCAAAAAATTTCGGTGGGAATTATATCACCTTACAAAGAGCAGATTGAATTACTCAAAGAAAAACTGAGTGAGCAAAATATGGAAGGAAAACCAATCGACCATATTTCAGTTAAAACGATTGATGGTTTTCAGGGAGAGGAGAGGGATGTGATTTATATTTCTCTGGTAAGAAGCAATACGGAATCTGAGATTGGTTTTTTGAGTGATATCCGAAGGATGAATGTAGCTTTAACCCGCGCCAGAAAAAAACTGGTGGTGATTATGGATACCGCCACCGTGGGCAATCACCCCTTCTATAAATCATTTATTGAGTATTGCGAGAAAAATAATTTTTACAAATCCGCCTGGGAGTTTTTGTATTGATGCTCTTGGTAGTGTATTCTTCATTAAGAAGTATTAATATTCAAAAAGCACCTCATATGTTTTACCGTTTTTTTCTGTCTTAAGTTTTAATTCTCCTGTTTTTGTATATTTCAGAATTTGCCATTCGCAAAAATTGTAAATAGAAAAATCAGTAACCTTGTTATTGTTTTGTGGCGCGCTTGTTAGATGTAAATAAAGCCCTACTTTGTCCGATTTTTTTAATATAGTCATATTCCCTATGAAGTGAATTGAGGCTAGGTAATTTGTTTTGTTATCATAATCGATAATTTCACTATTAATATTAAACCCATAGTATGAGTTAAAAAAAGGAAGGCTATCAATGTTGTTAACTTTTAGATACTGCAGCCTTCCACCTTTAAATACTTTTTCGGGGTTTCTAAACCACAATGTGTTTTCCGGACATTTTTTACAGGTTGTAAAAAGAAGCACAAGGAGTAAAACCGGGATATGTGCTTTAAAACGCATTAATCTAATTTACGAAATTTATTCATTCTTTAAATTTTCTTCTTTATACGTATCATTACTAGTATGGTTTGTATATAGATTGAATACGATTAATAGAAATGTTATGCTTGGCATAAATGTTTTTATAATGGCTTTATCAGCATTGCTTTTTAAAAATTGTGGCACCAAATCGGTAAAAAATAATGATGTAAAGAGCAGATTTATAAATAATAATATTACAGCAAATCGATTGTTTTCTTGACTCAAACTCCAGATGCCAATACCGGTCATTGCAATAATATAGGAAGGTGATTCTGCTTTATGATTGAAAATAACAATCCAAATAAGCGTAAGGCACAAAAAAGATAAACGAAAACCAAATTTTGTGTGCTTTTTGAATTGAATCAATGGAAAAAGAAAAAGTAAAATACCAGCGGTGAGTATGTAGGTCTTATTTACTTTGGAACCTGCTAAAACATCAAAAAACCGATATACGCTATAGCTTTCTCCAACTTTATACAATGCAATTGTGTCATTTACGTCGCCATTTATAGTTTTGAGCCAATACGTGTAAAGTTTGAATAGGTCATCGAATCCGATTAAGATTGCAGGTAAGAGAAGGAATAGTGTTGACCATATCAATAAGTATAGAACAGACCGTAGTTTATTAGGGTAGAAAAGGAAAAGTAAACAGGCTGCAATCAGAAAAACTTTAATGAATACTCCGCAGCAAATATAGAAAGCAGCAGCGCTTGCATTGCCTTTTTCCATTGAGGTGAAGGATAAAATAGTTAGGCCGGCTAAAAGCGAATTCGTTTGGCAATTCTGTAAGGATAAAACAAGTTCAATAATTACAAAAAGCAGTAAATAAAGCATCTTTTTGTTTGAAAATCCTGGAATAGTTGTAATTGCATAAAGTAAGATCAATCCGTTTAAGAGATTCCACAAACTTAATCCTAACCAATCAGGCAAATAATAGAATAATCCCATAAATAAAGCAAACGTAGGGCTATACTTAAAAAGGTCGGCATACTTGTCAAGATGATAATCATAAGGATTCTGCCCGCTAATTAGATAAAAGAATGAGCTTTTAAAAATTATGTAATTGTTGTAAAAAGTGTAAACGCCACCCC is a window of Bacteroidota bacterium DNA encoding:
- a CDS encoding AAA family ATPase — encoded protein: MDSPSIRHLKLLKELLLIEREEDFFQYKEQFLKANVETRRKNGVTWYPIQILNQELGYGDLLQIEVERTTHLDEAHQFSTGKNVTLFTNKEKDETYEMTGTIKRSGKNKMLIILHGEELPDWAYDGKLGINIQFDDNSYTEMQKALDIVINAKIPIAIGSKLAELREIMQGEMNPSFEKPDESILIPNLNLSQNRAIRHALSAHDVAVIHGPPGTGKTTTLVQAIRLTLQNEKQVLVCAPTNTAVDLLTEKLLEQGISVLRVGHPARISEELISSSVDGQVQNHQYYKDIKNLRKNAEEYFRMAGKYKRVFGKEDAAQRAAFYAEAKNCIKEARLLEEHVVNSLFESAQVICCTPVTSTNRGLQKKTFQTLFFDEASQALEPMVWIPLIKCNRVIFSGDHFQLPPVVKSIKAKKEGLDITLLDRCIKLEGVSSLLTRQYRMHNAIMSFSNAYFYNNELEADITVKEVLLDATSESDLLSLPVELIDTAGCSFDEVQNPETLSLFNTGEADLLYKHLNLLLEQYAYSYPAQKISVGIISPYKEQIELLKEKLSEQNMEGKPIDHISVKTIDGFQGEERDVIYISLVRSNTESEIGFLSDIRRMNVALTRARKKLVVIMDTATVGNHPFYKSFIEYCEKNNFYKSAWEFLY
- a CDS encoding DUF2029 domain-containing protein, with product MISLIVTFQNLILGENHYWGGVYTFYNNYIIFKSSFFYLISGQNPYDYHLDKYADLFKYSPTFALFMGLFYYLPDWLGLSLWNLLNGLILLYAITTIPGFSNKKMLYLLLFVIIELVLSLQNCQTNSLLAGLTILSFTSMEKGNASAAAFYICCGVFIKVFLIAACLLFLFYPNKLRSVLYLLIWSTLFLLLPAILIGFDDLFKLYTYWLKTINGDVNDTIALYKVGESYSVYRFFDVLAGSKVNKTYILTAGILLFLFPLIQFKKHTKFGFRLSFLCLTLIWIVIFNHKAESPSYIIAMTGIGIWSLSQENNRFAVILLFINLLFTSLFFTDLVPQFLKSNADKAIIKTFMPSITFLLIVFNLYTNHTSNDTYKEENLKNE